Proteins found in one Anopheles aquasalis chromosome 3, idAnoAquaMG_Q_19, whole genome shotgun sequence genomic segment:
- the LOC126574781 gene encoding ribonucleoside-diphosphate reductase subunit M2 isoform X2 gives MEEEKPAANGSTAVVSGDEAKQQKPSMALSEVEPEQPFDPSIEPLLMDNPRRFVIFPIQYPDIWQMYKKAEASFWTVEEVDLSKDMKDWDSLKPSERHFISHVLAFFAASDGIVNENLVERFSQEVQVTEARCFYGFQIAMENVHSEMYSLLIDTYIRDPKERDFLFNAIETLPCVKRKADWAMNWISSKKANYGERIVAFAAVEGIFFSGSFAAIFWLKKRGLMPGLTFSNELISRDEGLHCDFACLMFKYLVQKPSRKRVTDIIRDAVMIEQEFLTKALPVDMLGMNCELMSQYIEFVADRLLVELGCEKVYNTKNPFSFMEFISLEGKTNFFEKKVGEYQKWGVMANRLDNVFTLDADF, from the exons atggaggaggaaaagccCGCTGCCAACGGATCGACGGCGGTGGTCAGTGGTGATGAggcgaagcagcagaaacctAGCATGGCGCTGTCGGAGGTAGAGCCAGAGCAACCGTTCGATCCGTCGATTGAGCCGCTGCTGATGGACAATCCGCGCCGGTTCGTCATCTTCCCGATTCAATACCCGGACATCTGGCAAATGTACAAGAAG GCCGAAGCCTCCTTCTGGACGGTCGAAGAGGTAGATCTATCAAAGGACATGAAGGACTGGGATTCACTGAAGCCGAGCGAGCGTCACTTTATCTCGCATGTGCTCGCCTTCTTTGCTGCGTCCGACGGTATCGTGAACGAAAATCTGGTCGAACGGTTCAGCCAAGAGGTTCAGGTGACGGAGGCACGCTGTTTCTATGGTTTCCAGATCGCAATGGAAAACGTACACAGCGAGATGTACTCGCTGCTTATCGACACGTACATTAGAGATCCGAAAGAACG TGATTTCCTTTTCAACGCCATCGAGACGCTGCCGTGTGTGAAGCGTAAAGCGGACTGGGCGATGAACTGGATCTCGAGCAAGAAGGCCAACTATGGCGAGCGGATCGTGGCGTTCGCGGCCGTCGAGGGCATCTTCTTTAGCGGCAGCTTTGCGGCCATCTTCTGGCTGAAGAAGCGTGGTCTGATGCCGGGACTGACGTTCTCCAACGAGCTGATCTCGCGCGATGAAGGTTTACATTGTGACTTTGCCTGTCTCATGTTCAAGTATCTGGTACAGAAGCCATCGCGCAAACGCGTGACGGACATTATCCGGGATGCGGTTATGATTGAGCAGGAGTTCCTGACGAAAGCGCTTCCGGTTGATATGTTGGGCATGAACTGCGAACTCATGTCTCAGTACATTGAGTTTGTGGCGGATCGCCTGTTGGTGGAGTTGGGCTGTGAGAAG GTGTACAACACGAAGAATCCGTTCAGCTTTATGGAGTTCATCTCGCTCGAGGGCAAGACAAACTTCTTCGAGAAGAAGGTGGGCGAGTACCAGAAGTGGGGCGTGATGGCAAACCGTCTGGACAATGTGTTTACCCTGGATGCAGATTTCTAA
- the LOC126574786 gene encoding protein nutcracker, whose translation MAEEQNSMESLEEEPERSRSPLPLPTVAEEGEGYQPVPVKPWTDWDSMQLLVEDSNLLSLAPTLEATLRYFITHYPHPITQISKCDLITLAICVVAFETGLSLDGCPLPPMYKPNQLSTYRSFDNRLVRYYGTHLPMAAFANRSKTFSLDLCLLPGGALEDVQRCALVAFDSSDLLIVSLVPAEGSSLPKGFSSALPISRYIPLVNIGRLTVCFQRMKELSRKLKDELFLPFRDIAYDSYQAFRYPSLMGLPEELKSRLVKYMDKSSQENLRVSYDESLRGCTYSSGG comes from the exons ATGGCGGAAGAACAGAACTCCATGGAGAGTTTGGAGGAAGAACCGGAGCGAAGCCGGTCACCCCTGCCTCTACCAACGGTTGCCGAAGAGGGTGAAG GATATCAACCGGTTCCGGTCAAGCCATGGACCGACTGGGACTCGATGCAGCTCCTCGTCGAGGACAGCAACCTGCTTTCGCTTGCGCCAACACTGGAAGCAACGTTACGCTATTTCATCACACATTATCCCCATCCCATTACGCAGATTAGCAAGTGCGATCTGATAACGCTCGCTATCTGTGTGGTCGCGTTCGAGACGGGTCTTTCGCTCGACGGTTGCCCTTTGCCGCCGATGTACAAACCGAACCAGCTGTCAACGTACCGATCGTTCGACAACCGGCTCGTCCGCTACTATGGCACCCATTTGCCCATGGCCGCCTTTGCCAACCGATCGAAAACGTTCTCGCTGGACCTATGCCTCCTGCCCGGCGGGGCACTGGAGGATGTCCAGCGCTGTGCTCTCGTTGCCTTCGATAGTAGCGATTTGCTGATAGTCAGCTTGGTACCTGCCGAGGGTAGCAGTCTACCGAAGGGTTTTAGCAGCGCCCTGCCCATTAGCCGGTACATACCGTTGGTCAACATTGGGCGGCTGACCGTGTGCTTCCAGCGGATGAAGGAGCTCTCGCGAAAGTTGAAAGATGAGCTGTTTTTGCCATTTCGTGATATTGCCTACGATTCCTACCAAGCCTTCCGCTATCCATCGTTGATGGGGCTGCCGGAGGAGTTAAAATCGAGGCTCGTAAAATACATGGACAAAAGTTCCCAGGAAAACCTCCGGGTGTCCTACGATGAGTCGCTGCGCGGCTGTACATATTCCTCTGGTGGCTAG
- the LOC126574775 gene encoding FACT complex subunit spt16 → MSNIVLDKDNFFRRIKRLYASWKEPDFSHDDSLSKVDCIMTAVGVDEESLYSKSTALQTWLLGYELTDTISVFCENSILFLTSKKKIDFLKQIEKEPEDGLPQIRLLVRDKNDKDKANYEKLCEAMKNSKAGKTVGVFTKDNFPGEFCENWRAFLKDKHFTNVDLSVPIGYIMCPKEDSELLTIKKACLVTIDLFNKYLKDQIMEIIDADKKVKHTKLSEGVETALTDKKYVSGVDTNQLDMCYPAIIQSGGNYSLKFSVFSDKNYLHFGSIICALGARYKSYCSNLVRTLLVNPTDTIQKHYNFLLNLEEELLKGLVPGKRLSEVYEMGLEYAKRSEPKLVDKLTKSFGFATGLEFRENSITIAPKCAAVLRKGMVFSLNVGLSGLENSEASDKESKVYALFVGDTVLVSEDAPATVLTQSKKKIKNIGVFLKDDDEEDDEEEEQEKEKAPEILGRSGKRSTVLESKLRNEQSSEEKRKQHQKELAVALNEKAKERLAKQGGGKEAEKIRKSTVSYKSVNQMPREDEVKELKLYVDRKYETVIMPIFGVPVPFHISTIKNISQSVEGDYTYLRINFFHPGATMGKNEAGMYLNPDSTFVKEVTYRSTNSKEPGEIAAPSSNLNTAFRLIKEVQKRFKTREAEEREKEDLVKQDTLVMSQNKGNPKLKDLYIRPNIVSKRMTGSLEAHSNGFRYTSVRGDKVDILYNNIKSAFFQPCDGEMIILLHFHLKHAIMFGKKKHLDVQFYTEVGEITTDLGKHQHMHDRDDLAAEQAERELRHKLRTAFKSFCEKVESMTKQQIEFDTPFRELGFPGAPFRSTVLLQPTSGSLVNLTEWPPFVITLEDVELVHFERVQFHLRNFDMIFVFKNYQQKIAMVNAIPMNMLDHVKEWLNSCDIRYSEGIQSLNWTKIMKTITDDPEGFFDNGGWTFLDPESEGEGDANSETEDEEDDAYEPTDDDDEEESDSEDYSEASEDDSGSEEDLGSDEESGKDWSDLEREAAEEDRNRENDGYEDRGASKKRSHHSSSKHSRRDKNHKDKHNDKHRSSSSSGKHDRNSSSSHKRSRDDSRDSGHNHKSKKSRK, encoded by the exons ATGTCGAACATAGTGCTGGACAAAGATAATTTCTTCCGCCGGATAAAGCGTCTCTACGCAAGCTGGAAG GAACCCGACTTTAGTCACGATGATTCCCTGTCGAAGGTGGACTGCATCATGACGGCCGTCGGAGTGGACGAGGAATCGCTCTACAGCAAATCGACGGCCCTGCAAACCTGGCTACTCGGATACGAACTGACGGACACGATCAGTGTATTCTGCGAGAACTCTATCCTCTTCCTCACGAGCaagaagaaaattgattttctgaaACAGATCGAAAAGGAACCAGAAGATGGATTGCCACAGATCCGGCTGCTGGTCCGCGATAAG AACGACAAGGACAAAGCAAACTACGAGAAGTTGTGCGAAGCGATGAAGAACTCGAAAGCGGGCAAGACGGTGGGGGTCTTCACGAAGGACAACTTCCCGGGAGAGTTTTGCGAGAACTGGCGTGCCTTCCTGAAGGATAAGCACTTTACCAACGTCGACCTGAGCGTTCCGATCGGTTACATCATGTGTCCGAAGGAGGATTCCGAGCTGCTAACGATCAAGAAGGCATGTCTGGTTACGATCGATCTGTTCAACAAGTACTTGAAAGATCAGATAATGGAAATCATCGATGCCGACAAG AAAGTAAAACATACAAAGCTGTCGGAGGGTGTAGAGACGGCGTTGACGGACAAAAAGTACGTCAGTGGTGTGGACACGAACCAGCTCGACATGTGTTACCCGGCGATCATTCAATCAGGCGGCAACTACAGCCTCAAGTTCAGTGTGTTTAGCGACAAAAACTATCTGCACTTTGGCTCGATCATCTGTGCGCTCGGTGCGCGTTACAAATCGTACTGCTCCAACCTTGTCCGCACGCTACTCGTCAACCCGACCGATACCATCCAGAAGCACTACAACTTTTTGCTCAACCTAGAGGAGGAACTGCTGAAGGGTCTTGTGCCCGGTAAGCGCCTCTCGGAGGTGTACGAGATGGGGCTGGAGTACGCCAAGCGATCCGAACCGAAGCTGGTCGATAAGCTGACGAAATCGTTCGGTTTTGCCACGGGGCTAGAGTTCCGCGAGAACTCGATTACGATCGCACCGAAGTGTGCGGCCGTGCTGCGTAAGGGGATGGTGTTCAGCCTTAACGTTGGTCTGTCGGGGCTGGAAAATTCGGAAGCATCGGACAAGGAATCGAAAGTGTACGCCCTGTTCGTCGGTGATACGGTGCTGGTGAGCGAAGACGCTCCGGCCACCGTGCTGACAcagtcgaagaagaagatcaaaaACATTGGCGTGTTTCTGaaggatgacgacgaggaggacgatgaagaggaggaacaggaaaaggagaagGCTCCCGAGATCCTTGGACGCAGCGGTAAACGGTCGACGGTACTGGAGAGCAAACTGCGTAATGAGCAAAGTTCGGAGGAGAAACGTAAGCAGCATCAAAAGGAGCTGGCAGTTGCGTTGAACGAAAAGGCCAAGGAACGACTGGCGAAGCAGGGCGGTGGCAAGGAGGCAGAGAAGATACGCAAATCGACCGTTTCGTACAAAAGCGTCAACCAGATGCCGCGCGAGGACGAGGTGAAGGAATTGAAGCTGTATGTTG ATCGTAAATACGAAACAGTGATTATGCCGATCTTCGGTGTACCAGTTCCGTTCCACATTTCGACCATCAAAAACATCTCCCAATCGGTGGAGGGCGACTACACGTACTTGCGAATCAACTTCTTCCATCCGGGTGCCACCATGGGCAAGAATGAGGCCGGAATGTATCTCAATCCGGACTCAACGTTCGTCAAAGAAGT TACTTATCGCTCAACCAACTCGAAAGAACCGGGAGAGATAGCGGCACCGTCGTCCAACCTGAATACCGCGTTCCGTCTCATCAAGGAGGTGCAGAAACGGTTCAAAACACGCGAAGCCGAGGAGCGTGAAAAGGAGGATCTGGTTAAGCAGGACACACTCGTCATGTCCCAGAACAAGGGTAACCCGAAGCTGAAGGATCTATACATTCGACCGAACATCGTGAGCAAGCGTATGACCGGATCGTTGGAAGCACACTCGAACGGTTTCCGCTACACGTCGGTGCGCGGTGATAAGGTGGACATTCTgtacaacaacatcaagaGCGCATTCTTCCAGCCGTGCGACGGCGAGATGATCATTTTGTTGCACTTCCACCTGAAGCACGCGATCATGTTTGGCAAGAAGAAACACCTGGACGTACAGTTCTACACGGAGGTGGGCGAAATCACGACCGATCTGGGCAAACACCAGCACATGCACGATCGAGACGATCTGGCAGCCGAGCAAGCCGAACGTGAGCTGCGTCACAAGTTGCGAACCGCGTTCAAGAGCTTCTGCGAGAAGGTCGAATCGATGACGAAACAACAGATCGAGTTCGATACACCGTTCCGGGAGCTCGGATTCCCGGGCGCTCCATTCCGCAGCACGGTACTACTACAGCCGACGTCCGGCAGTTTGGTGAACCTTACCGAATGGCCACCATTCGTGATTACACTGGAGGACGTCGAGCTGGTGCACTTTGAGCGCGTTCAGTTCCATCTGCGTAACTTTGATATGATTTTCGTGTTTAAAAACTACCAGCAGAAGATAGCGATGGTCAACGCGATTCCGATGAACATGCTCGATCACGTGAAGGAGTGGTTAAA TTCTTGTGACATTCGCTACTCGGAGGGTATACAGTCGCTGAATTGGACGAAAATCATGAAAACCATCACCGATGATCCGGAGGGTTTCTTCGATAACGGTGGCTGGACATTCCTTGATCCGGAGTCGGAAGGTGAAGGTGACGCAAACAGTGAGACGGAAGATGAAGAGGATGACGCGTACGAGccaaccgatgacgacgacgaggaagaatCCGACTCCGAAGACTACTCGGAAGCATCGGAAGACGACAGTGGGAGTGAAGAAG ATCTTGGTTCCGATGAAGAGTCCGGCAAGGATTGGTCCGATCTGGAGCGTGAGGCTGCTGAGGAAGATCGCAACCGCGAAAACGATGGGTACGAGGATCGTGGTGCATCGAAGAAACGTTCCCATCACAG CTCCTCCAAGCACAGCCGGCGGGATAAGAACCACAAGGATAAACATAACGATAAGcaccgcagcagtagcagtagcggtaAACACGatcggaacagcagcagcagccacaaacGTTCGCGGGACGACAGCCGTGACAGTGGCCATAATCATAAGAGCAAAAAATCGCGAAAGTAA
- the LOC126574781 gene encoding ribonucleoside-diphosphate reductase subunit M2 isoform X1, translated as MVLEKENVAENMETDIIKNTRKVLTESGANVAVPQAKANGVPMEEEKPAANGSTAVVSGDEAKQQKPSMALSEVEPEQPFDPSIEPLLMDNPRRFVIFPIQYPDIWQMYKKAEASFWTVEEVDLSKDMKDWDSLKPSERHFISHVLAFFAASDGIVNENLVERFSQEVQVTEARCFYGFQIAMENVHSEMYSLLIDTYIRDPKERDFLFNAIETLPCVKRKADWAMNWISSKKANYGERIVAFAAVEGIFFSGSFAAIFWLKKRGLMPGLTFSNELISRDEGLHCDFACLMFKYLVQKPSRKRVTDIIRDAVMIEQEFLTKALPVDMLGMNCELMSQYIEFVADRLLVELGCEKVYNTKNPFSFMEFISLEGKTNFFEKKVGEYQKWGVMANRLDNVFTLDADF; from the exons ATGgttttggaaaaggaaaacgtcGCTGAAAACATGGAAACTGATATCATCAAG AATACTCGCAAGGTGCTGACGGAAAGTGGAGCAAACGTAGCCGTACCGCAGGCCAAAGCGAACGGTGTTccgatggaggaggaaaagccCGCTGCCAACGGATCGACGGCGGTGGTCAGTGGTGATGAggcgaagcagcagaaacctAGCATGGCGCTGTCGGAGGTAGAGCCAGAGCAACCGTTCGATCCGTCGATTGAGCCGCTGCTGATGGACAATCCGCGCCGGTTCGTCATCTTCCCGATTCAATACCCGGACATCTGGCAAATGTACAAGAAG GCCGAAGCCTCCTTCTGGACGGTCGAAGAGGTAGATCTATCAAAGGACATGAAGGACTGGGATTCACTGAAGCCGAGCGAGCGTCACTTTATCTCGCATGTGCTCGCCTTCTTTGCTGCGTCCGACGGTATCGTGAACGAAAATCTGGTCGAACGGTTCAGCCAAGAGGTTCAGGTGACGGAGGCACGCTGTTTCTATGGTTTCCAGATCGCAATGGAAAACGTACACAGCGAGATGTACTCGCTGCTTATCGACACGTACATTAGAGATCCGAAAGAACG TGATTTCCTTTTCAACGCCATCGAGACGCTGCCGTGTGTGAAGCGTAAAGCGGACTGGGCGATGAACTGGATCTCGAGCAAGAAGGCCAACTATGGCGAGCGGATCGTGGCGTTCGCGGCCGTCGAGGGCATCTTCTTTAGCGGCAGCTTTGCGGCCATCTTCTGGCTGAAGAAGCGTGGTCTGATGCCGGGACTGACGTTCTCCAACGAGCTGATCTCGCGCGATGAAGGTTTACATTGTGACTTTGCCTGTCTCATGTTCAAGTATCTGGTACAGAAGCCATCGCGCAAACGCGTGACGGACATTATCCGGGATGCGGTTATGATTGAGCAGGAGTTCCTGACGAAAGCGCTTCCGGTTGATATGTTGGGCATGAACTGCGAACTCATGTCTCAGTACATTGAGTTTGTGGCGGATCGCCTGTTGGTGGAGTTGGGCTGTGAGAAG GTGTACAACACGAAGAATCCGTTCAGCTTTATGGAGTTCATCTCGCTCGAGGGCAAGACAAACTTCTTCGAGAAGAAGGTGGGCGAGTACCAGAAGTGGGGCGTGATGGCAAACCGTCTGGACAATGTGTTTACCCTGGATGCAGATTTCTAA